The sequence GGGTCGGATACTGGGTGTATGGCAACGTTTGAGCAGTTTCCGCGCCACCGCGGCGACCCAGCCGCTACGGCCGCTGCGTGTCGCCCGCCGCGCCCGCGTTTTCCATGGTTGTACTGCTACAACGGTGGCTCATAGACTCGACTCGACGGCACGCAATCCGAAGCCGATTTCTGTATGGAAGCCTACACAACGGACATTGTCGACACGGTCGACGCCACTACTTGCTCAGGGAGCTCTTGAATGAAAGTCGGCGCGCGCAACGTATTCGAAGGCATCGTCTCCGGCATCACCGCAGGGGCTGTCAACGCCGAAATCGAACTGACCCTTGCCGGCGGAGACAAGCTGATCGCGATCATCACAGAAGCCAGCGTCAAGGGCCTCGGCCTGGCGGTGGGCAGCAAAGCCCTCGCCTTCGTCAAGGCGCCCTGGGTCATCGTGCTGGGCGAGGACGTTCCGATCCGCTTCTCGGCACGCAACCAGCTCGCCGGCACGGTCAGCGCCCTCACCAAGGGCGCGGTCAACAGCGACGTGAAGATCAAGCTGGCCGGCGGCACCGAAGTCCATGCGGTGATCACCAACGACGCCGTCTCCGAACTCGCGCTCGCCGTTGGCAAACCCGCGAGTGCACTGATCAAGGCCAGCCACGTAGTCCTCGGCGTATCGGCCTGATCAATCGCTCGTCGGTACTCATGGGTGCCCGGGCGCGGCACCGATCTTGCAGGGAGTGTGGAGAACCCACTCTTCTGCGAGATCCGACATGCCTTTGTTCGATTTCCACTGCGAGGTCTGCGACAGAACCTACGAACTGCTGCTGCGCGGCGGCACGGACCCGGTCTGTCCCCATTGCGGCAGCACCAACATGACCAAGCTCATTCCCGCCATCTCCCCGGCGGCACGCACACCCGGTATGGTCCAGCGAGCTCGACAGCAAGCGAATCGCGAAGGGCACTTCAGCAACTTCAACGCCGCCGAGCGCAAGCGGATCCTGAAGACCTGATCGCGGCCGCGGGCAACGCCTGCCAATTCCGGCGCCAATCGTCAGCAATGCCAGCGCTGGCGGGCCCCGCCCGCAGATGTGTGGGGACTCCCGGGCGGCTCGTTCCGGCCAGAAGCAGCCCTCGACGACAGTCGGCTCCGAGGACGGTAGTTCGATGTGGCAATGCAGTTGGGGAGGCTCACTTGCCCGTCCTACCCTCCCAGTTGTCTCGCTAGCGCCGCCGATCTCCCGATGTGGTCAGGCCAAGGCCCTTCTGCGCTTCGAGCAACAGCGATGCGACCGGCAGGGCGGCGTCCTGGCTGGCCAGCGGTGCGAATCGATCCAAAACGAAGTCACCTACCGACGCAGCAGCACCGGCAACCTTGGCTCCGGCGGGCTCGACAAACGCGACCACACTCGATCCGACCTTTAAGAACGAGAAGACGGACTTGAGTCCTTTCCAGATCTTCAGCTTGCCGCTCGCGGCGTTCAAGTCGCTGACCAGGTCTCTCATTTGCTCGACCGCAGCGACGATCGAGGCCGTGTCCGTCAAGTTCTCCGAGCTGACAAACTCCTGCTGCCACATGTACAACTGCTTTCGCTTCTCTCGGTACTTGCTATCACTTCCTACATCGACGGCCTGCGACAGCAACTCGAAATCGTCCTTGTCCGGATCCTCAGGAACCAGCAGTTCATGGCCCAAGACAGCCAGCAGCGACTGGCCCTCCACGACGTCGGGTGGCTGCGTCGGACGAGGCTTTACCGGCACGGCTTGCTTTAACTCTTCAAGCGTGTGGTACTGGGACACGGCGACGATGGTCCGAGCCATTTGAGGCGCGAAGCGCTGCAGGACCGTGCCTGTGCGGACGAACCCGTCGCGTCGGGCTTGGGAAATCTCGCTGACCATTTCGGCCGTGCTCGGCGGCGTCATTTCCTGCCGCCATTGCCCTTGTAGCTCTTCGGTCCACGGAACCGCGGTGGCCCGTTCACCGAGGATCGCGACCATCTGGTTCAGCCGGGCTGGCTGCCAACCCTTCTGCTCCCAGCGCTGCCACTCAGCGTGTTCCTGCCCGACAGAGAGGCCGTCTCGGCGGCTGTTCGGCACCACGGGAATCAAGAGGTGGTCGTACAGAAGTGCCTCAGCCACGTAGGCGCCCGGCCTACAGTGATCGCGTACAGAGAACGTCGCCCAGAGCTGGTTCCAACGCTCGCTCATGATCATCTCCTCGACGACGTTCGCCCGAACGGCTCCGGCGATACGCGCTCGCTCATCATTCTGAAGCATCCGAGAGCCCGGCCACGTGTGTCACCACGCATGCAGCCTCAAGCGGCGACGATGGGAGCCGCACACCACAGAGTCAAGGGCCGATCGCCTTGGGGGAAGTAGTGGCATGGGAGGTCGTGCTCCGGATCCATGCCGCTGCGCCGGCGACGGCGCGAACTGGCCGCACCGATCGGCTCCAGGCTACGTGAGCCGCACGGTCTCAAGCCGTGCGCTCCGCCTCAATCGCCTCGAGCGCCCTCCGCCGCTGGGCTTCCAACGAGTGCCTGGGTACGGATCCGACTGGCAGCTCAGGGGCGACGTGATCCGGGCTGCGACTGTCTCTTCAGGGTCG is a genomic window of Niveibacterium sp. SC-1 containing:
- a CDS encoding TOBE domain-containing protein, yielding MKVGARNVFEGIVSGITAGAVNAEIELTLAGGDKLIAIITEASVKGLGLAVGSKALAFVKAPWVIVLGEDVPIRFSARNQLAGTVSALTKGAVNSDVKIKLAGGTEVHAVITNDAVSELALAVGKPASALIKASHVVLGVSA
- a CDS encoding zinc ribbon domain-containing protein; the encoded protein is MPLFDFHCEVCDRTYELLLRGGTDPVCPHCGSTNMTKLIPAISPAARTPGMVQRARQQANREGHFSNFNAAERKRILKT